One stretch of Streptomyces peucetius DNA includes these proteins:
- a CDS encoding aromatic ring-hydroxylating oxygenase subunit alpha: MSRTSLSPSLIATLSGEYYTDPSVFAAEQERVFEAMWFCAVRASELAGPGAFRTVQVGRESVLISRSRDGSVRAFLNICRHRGAKLCTEESGEVKRAFQCPYHAWTYGLDGKLVAAPNLTSMPDIDRVEYGLVNVHVREWLGYVWVCLAQTPPSFEADVIGAVAERLGGAEPIENYGIDDLRVGRRITYDVKANWKLIIENFMECYHCATIHPELTEVLPEFADGFAAQYYVGHGARFGEEVKGFTVDGGEGLDRIPGVAQEQDRRYYAITVRPQVFVNLVPDHVIFHRMYPMAHDRTVVECDWLYLPHVVESGKDVDRSVELFHRVNQQDFDACERTQPAMSSRAYAKGGVLVPSEHHIGEFHTWLQHKLDARPTQ, encoded by the coding sequence ATGAGCAGGACCAGTCTGTCCCCGAGCTTGATCGCCACGTTGTCCGGGGAGTACTACACCGATCCTTCAGTCTTCGCTGCCGAGCAGGAGCGTGTTTTCGAGGCCATGTGGTTCTGTGCGGTCCGTGCTTCGGAGCTGGCCGGGCCCGGTGCTTTCCGCACGGTTCAGGTGGGGCGGGAGAGTGTGTTGATCTCGCGTTCCCGGGACGGTTCGGTCAGGGCGTTTTTGAACATCTGCCGGCACCGTGGTGCGAAGTTGTGCACGGAGGAGTCGGGTGAGGTCAAGCGGGCGTTCCAGTGCCCGTACCATGCCTGGACCTACGGTCTGGACGGCAAGTTGGTCGCGGCTCCGAATCTGACGTCGATGCCGGACATCGACCGGGTCGAGTACGGGCTGGTCAATGTCCATGTCCGTGAGTGGCTCGGGTATGTGTGGGTGTGTCTTGCGCAGACGCCGCCGTCGTTCGAGGCGGATGTGATCGGTGCGGTGGCTGAGCGGTTGGGCGGCGCCGAGCCGATCGAGAACTACGGGATCGATGACCTTCGGGTGGGCCGGCGGATCACGTATGACGTGAAGGCCAACTGGAAGCTGATCATCGAGAATTTCATGGAGTGCTACCACTGCGCCACCATTCATCCCGAACTGACGGAGGTGTTGCCGGAGTTCGCGGACGGGTTCGCGGCGCAGTACTACGTCGGCCATGGTGCCCGGTTCGGTGAGGAGGTCAAGGGGTTCACGGTCGACGGCGGTGAGGGTCTGGACCGTATTCCGGGTGTGGCGCAGGAGCAGGATCGTCGCTACTACGCGATCACCGTGCGGCCGCAGGTGTTCGTCAACCTGGTGCCGGACCATGTGATCTTCCACCGGATGTATCCGATGGCGCACGATCGCACGGTCGTGGAGTGCGACTGGCTTTACTTGCCCCACGTCGTGGAGAGCGGCAAGGACGTGGACCGGTCGGTGGAGCTGTTCCACCGGGTGAACCAGCAGGACTTCGATGCCTGCGAGCGCACCCAGCCGGCGATGAGTTCGAGGGCGTATGCCAAGGGCGGTGTCCTGGTGCCCAGCGAGCACCACATCGGCGAATTCCACACCTGGCTGCAGCACAAGCTCGACGCGCGGCCCACTCAGTGA